Within Actinosynnema pretiosum, the genomic segment GCGCGAGGGCGGCGCGCTCGTGGCCATCTCCTCCGCCGCGGCCACGCTGGGCTCACCGGGGGAGTACGTGCACTACGCGGCCAGCAAGGCCGCCGTCGACGCCATGGTCGTGGGCCTGGCCAAGGAGCTCGGACCGCGCGGGGTGCGGGTCAACGCCGTCGCGGCGGGCACCGTGCGCACCGACATCCACCGCGTCTCCGGGGTCCCCGACCGCCCGGACCGGGTCGCCGCCGCCATCCCGCTGGGCAGGCCCGGCGAGCCCGAGGAGATCGCCGCCGCCGTGGCGTGGCTGCTCTCCCCGCAGGCCTCGTTCACGACCGGGGCGGTGCTGCGCTCGGCCGGGGGGCTGTGAGCACGCGCGGACCGTCCTCGGTGACCGCCACCGAGTGCTCCACGTGCGCGGCGCGGCTGCCGTCGGCGGTGCGCAGGGACCAGCCGTCGTCGTCGGCGACCAGCGCGTCCAGGCCGCCCGCGTGCACCATCGGCTCGATCGCCAGCACCATGCCCGGACGCAGCTCCAGGCCGCGCCGCGACGGGCCCTCGTTGGGCACGCCCGGCGGCTCGTGCATGGCCCGGCCGATGCCGTGCCCGCCGAACTCGCGCGGCATCCCGTACCCGGCGCCGCGCACCACCCTGCCCACCGCGTGCGAGATGTCCCCGAGCCGCCCGCCCGGCACCGCCGCCGCGATCCCGCCCGCCAGCGCCTCCCAGGCGGTGTCGATCAGCGCCAGGTCGGCGGGGGAGGGGAGGCCGACGACGAAGCTGGTGGCCGAGTCGCCGTGCCAGCCGTCCACGTGCGCGCCGCAGTCCACGCTGAGCAGGTCGCCCTCGCGCAGCCGGTAGCCGGTGGGCACGCCGTGCACGACGGTGTCGTTGACCGAGGCGCAGACCACCGCCGGGTACGGGGTGGGCGCGAACGCCGGGTGGTAGCCCAGGAACGACGAGCCCGCGCCCGCGTCCCGCAGCACCTGCGCCGCGACCTCGTCCAGCTCCAGCAGCGACACGCCCACCGCCGCGTGCTCCCGCACCGCCGCCAGCGCGTCCGCGACGACCAGCCCGGCGGCCCGCATGGCGTCCAGCTCGCCAGCGGACTTCAACTCGATCATCCACAACTCCATGCCGTGATAGTTATACCGGTATTACTATCACAGCATGGTGCGCCAGCCCCTCACCCAGTCGGACCGCGAACGCGGTGAACGCCTCGGCGAACTCCTGCGCGCCGCGCGCGGCGACCGCAGCATGTCCCAGATCGCCACCCACGCGGGCATCTCCGTCGAAACCCTGCGCAAGATCGAACGAGGCCGCATCCCCACCCCGGCCTTCTTCACCGTCGCCGCCCTCGCCGAGGCCGTCGGCCTGTCCCTGGACCAGCTGCACCGCGCACTGCACACCGAGCAGCGCCTGACCGCCTGACCCCCGCCCACCCCGGCCTCACCCCTCCTCGGCCAGCGCCCCGTACCGCCGCGCCACCACCCGGCACGCCCGCACCAGCTCCACCGGCCGCACCTGGTCCACCTCCGCGTCGAACGTCGCCAGGATCCCCGCCACCCCCGCCCACGACCACGCGCCCAGCACCAACCGGCACCGCCCCTCGTCCAGGTGCTCCACCACCGAACCACCCGGCGCCCACCGCGCCACCACCCCCGCGGGCAGCGCCACCCGCGCGCTCCCCGAGCACTGCCACCGCGCCGGGCTGTCCCCCCGGTCGGGACTGCCCATCACGAACCGCGCCAGATCCCCACCCGGCACCTCCCGCGCCACGAACCCCGCCGTCGTCGGCCGCGCCAGCACCCGGTCCACCCGCAGCACCCGCCACCCCCCACCACCGGGCTCGCACCCCACCAGGTACCAGCGCCCCGCCCACACCACCAGGTGCTGCGGCTCGAACGCCCGCGCCGCCACGAAGTCCCCGTCACCGGGGCACGCCCGCGACCCGTCCGCCCGCAGCACCTCCACCACCAGCACCCGCCGACGCCGCACCGCCACCCCCACCGCCGTCAGCGCGTCCGGGTCGATCGGCGGCGCCGGGAACTCCCAGTGGTTCCGCAACCGCGTCACCCGCACCGACTCCATCGCCTCCCGCAGCACCCCCGGCACCGCCGACCGCACCGTCTCCAACGCCCGCTCCGCGTCCTCGCGCAACCCGGACACGCTGCCCGGAGCCGTCTGCAGCGCCACCGCCACCGCCAGCGCCTGCTCCCGGTCGAACACCAGCGGCACCCCGCCCCCGGACCCCAACCGGTAACCCCCGTCCGGCCCCCGCACCGACGTCACCGGGTACCCGAGCCCCCGCAGCACCTCCAGGTCCCGCCGCACCGTCCGCCCGCTCACCCCCAACCGCCCGGCCAACTCGCGCAGCGGCCACACCCCGCGCGACCCCAGCAGGGACAACAACCGCAACGCCCGGTGCGCCGTGCTCGCCACCCGACCATCCTCCCGCCGGTAGTGGACACCCGGTGACCACCACCCCTGCCACCGTCACCCCCCGACCAACCGAACCCGAAGGGGGACACCACCATGCGCATCCTCGTGGCAGGCGGCGGAATCGGAGGACTCGCGCTCGCCGCGGGCCTGCGCCGCACCGGGCACCAGGTGGCGGTCCACGACCGCGACACCGACGTCACCGCCACCGGCGGCTACCACATCACCCTCGACGGCCGGGCCCTGGACGCACTGGAACACCTCGTGCCCCAGCACACCCTGCGCAGGCTGCTCGCGTCCGGATCGGCCCTGCGCCTGCGCGAACCCGACGCCTACCGCGACCACCGCGGCAGGCTCCTGGGACGCGGCCCCGACCTCGCCGACAACCCCAGCGTCGACGTCGACCGCGTCACCCTGCGCCTGCTGCTCGCCGACGCCGTCGGCCCCGACCTGCACCTGGGACGGCACGTCACCGGCGTCGACCACGACCCCGACGGCAACCCCCGGCTGCTGTTCGCCGACGGCGCCACCGAGAGCGCCGACCTGGTCGTCGGCGCGGACGGCGCCCACTCCACCATCGCCAGACACCTCGCGGGCGGCCCCACCAACCAGCCCACGGGCATCACCGGCTTCTCCGGCCGCACCCCCCGCGCCGACCTCACCCCCGCGGGGCGAGGCCGCCTCGGCCCCCGCTCGGAGATGTCGATCGGCCCCCGCGGCGCGGCCCTCTACCTGGGGTTCCTCGACCCCGTCGGCAACGCGGCCCTGGACGCCCCCGACCTGCGCGCCGCCACCACCACCGGCCCCACCTACATCTGGGGCGCCATGTTCCCCGACACCCCCGCCACCACCGCCCTGCGCACGCTGCACGGCCCCGACCTGCGCGACGCCCTCCTCGACCGCTACCGCCACCACGGCTGGGCCGAGCACACCCTGGAGGTCATCGCCCGCTCCGACCCCGACAGCGTGGCCGCGTTCCGCTTCAACGCCGCCCCCACCCGCGCCGCCGACCTCGCCCCCTGGCGACCGGGCCGCGTCACCGCCCTCGGCGACGCCGTCCACGCCACCCCGCCCACCGCGGGCATGGGCGCGGGCGCCGCCATCCGCGACGCCGCCGACCTCGTCACCCACCTGGGCCGCGACACCCCGCTCGTGGAGGCGATCGCCGCCTTCGAGGAGGGGATGCGCCTGCGAGGCGCGGAGGCCCTCACCGCGGCCATGCGCGTCATCCGCCTGATCCAGGCCACCACCACCCCGCTCGGCGCCACCGCCACCCGCCTGGCGACCCCGCTCCTGGCCGCCGCCACCCGCCTACGGCGCTGACCCGGCCGACGGGGTGGACCGCGGGGGAGCGCCCCCGCGGTCCACCCCACGCCGAGCACCCCCCGTCAGGCACCCCGCACCACCACCCCGGCACAAAACCGCAAAAACCCGCTCACGCCACCACGACCTCCACCCCCGCCTCACCCCACCGCGCCCCCGCCCCACCGTCCTCCGTCACCAGCACGTCCACCCCACCCGGCGGCAGCACGAAGTGCGGCGCCACCTGCCCGTGCTTGGTCGAGTCCGCCAGCACCGCCACCCGCCGCGCCGCCCCCGCCATCGCCGCCTTCACGTCCGCGTCCGCCTCGCTCACCGACGTCAGCCCCACCTCGACGTCCAGCGCGCACGCCCCCAGCACCGCCCAGTCCGCCCGGTACCGCCCCAGCGCCCCCACCGCCGCCGACCCCACCAGGTACCGCGCCACCGGATCCCACCGACCGCCCGTCACCGACAGCGCCACCGACCCGTCCCCGTCGAACACCCCCGCCACGTCCAGCGAGTTCGTCACCACCGTCACCGGCCGCACCCGCAGCGCCTCCGCGAACGCCAGCACCGTCGACCCCGCGTCCAGCAGCAGCACCTGCCCCGGCCGCACCAACCCCGCCGCGGCCTCGGCGATCGCCCGCTTCGCGCCCCCCGCCACCTCCGCCCGCGCCGACCACCCCATCCGCCCGGTGTCCAGCGCCACCGCCCCGCCGTGCGTCTTCTGCAGGTGCCCGGCCTCCGACAGCGCCCGCAGGTCCCGCCGCACGGTGTCCTCCGACACCCCCAGCAGCACCGCCAGCGCCGACACCTCCACCCGCCCGTCCCGCCGCAGCTCCGCCACGATCCGCTCCTGCCGCTCCCGAGCGAACACCCGCACCACCCTCACGTCCACGCGCCACTTGACTCTGCCGAAGTATGCACGGTTTGCTGTCGAACCGTGCCGAAATCTGCCGACAACCCCGCACGAGACCGCCGCGCCCTCCTCACCACCGCAGCACTCGGCTTCCTCGCACTCGGAGCCCTCGCCAGCGCCACCGGCCCCACCCTGCCCACCCTCAGCGCCCGACTCCACCTCACCCCCACCACCGCAGCCTGGCTCCTGGCCACCTTCGCCGCAGGCTCCGCCCTCGGAGCCGCCACCACCGGCGCACTCCGCCACACCCCACCCGGCCCCCAACTCGCCACCGCCGCGGCACTCG encodes:
- the map gene encoding type I methionyl aminopeptidase, which encodes MIELKSAGELDAMRAAGLVVADALAAVREHAAVGVSLLELDEVAAQVLRDAGAGSSFLGYHPAFAPTPYPAVVCASVNDTVVHGVPTGYRLREGDLLSVDCGAHVDGWHGDSATSFVVGLPSPADLALIDTAWEALAGGIAAAVPGGRLGDISHAVGRVVRGAGYGMPREFGGHGIGRAMHEPPGVPNEGPSRRGLELRPGMVLAIEPMVHAGGLDALVADDDGWSLRTADGSRAAHVEHSVAVTEDGPRVLTAPRPSAAPPRS
- a CDS encoding helix-turn-helix domain-containing protein, with the translated sequence MVRQPLTQSDRERGERLGELLRAARGDRSMSQIATHAGISVETLRKIERGRIPTPAFFTVAALAEAVGLSLDQLHRALHTEQRLTA
- a CDS encoding helix-turn-helix transcriptional regulator; translated protein: MASTAHRALRLLSLLGSRGVWPLRELAGRLGVSGRTVRRDLEVLRGLGYPVTSVRGPDGGYRLGSGGGVPLVFDREQALAVAVALQTAPGSVSGLREDAERALETVRSAVPGVLREAMESVRVTRLRNHWEFPAPPIDPDALTAVGVAVRRRRVLVVEVLRADGSRACPGDGDFVAARAFEPQHLVVWAGRWYLVGCEPGGGGWRVLRVDRVLARPTTAGFVAREVPGGDLARFVMGSPDRGDSPARWQCSGSARVALPAGVVARWAPGGSVVEHLDEGRCRLVLGAWSWAGVAGILATFDAEVDQVRPVELVRACRVVARRYGALAEEG
- a CDS encoding FAD-dependent oxidoreductase, which translates into the protein MRILVAGGGIGGLALAAGLRRTGHQVAVHDRDTDVTATGGYHITLDGRALDALEHLVPQHTLRRLLASGSALRLREPDAYRDHRGRLLGRGPDLADNPSVDVDRVTLRLLLADAVGPDLHLGRHVTGVDHDPDGNPRLLFADGATESADLVVGADGAHSTIARHLAGGPTNQPTGITGFSGRTPRADLTPAGRGRLGPRSEMSIGPRGAALYLGFLDPVGNAALDAPDLRAATTTGPTYIWGAMFPDTPATTALRTLHGPDLRDALLDRYRHHGWAEHTLEVIARSDPDSVAAFRFNAAPTRAADLAPWRPGRVTALGDAVHATPPTAGMGAGAAIRDAADLVTHLGRDTPLVEAIAAFEEGMRLRGAEALTAAMRVIRLIQATTTPLGATATRLATPLLAAATRLRR
- a CDS encoding DeoR/GlpR family DNA-binding transcription regulator — protein: MDVRVVRVFARERQERIVAELRRDGRVEVSALAVLLGVSEDTVRRDLRALSEAGHLQKTHGGAVALDTGRMGWSARAEVAGGAKRAIAEAAAGLVRPGQVLLLDAGSTVLAFAEALRVRPVTVVTNSLDVAGVFDGDGSVALSVTGGRWDPVARYLVGSAAVGALGRYRADWAVLGACALDVEVGLTSVSEADADVKAAMAGAARRVAVLADSTKHGQVAPHFVLPPGGVDVLVTEDGGAGARWGEAGVEVVVA